A window from Solanum stenotomum isolate F172 chromosome 5, ASM1918654v1, whole genome shotgun sequence encodes these proteins:
- the LOC125866335 gene encoding transcription elongation factor SPT6 homolog isoform X2 yields MAGKNVISDDEDEVGMEEEERDEEPVDGDGVDEREDEDEDEEEEGQDEYEKDGFIVDDVEEEEDEDEDDRADSDDERQKKKKRKKRESERNYVLDEDDYELLQESNIAVPRPKLESKKFKRLKKAQRDMEDEGSGFYEEEEFDGTGRRGRTAEQKLERSLFGDDEGQPLEDIAEEEERLEEEEDADIGEEDEMADFIVDEEEVDEHGAPIRRKKVNKKKSRQAAGVSSSALQEAHDIFGDVDELLMRRKQDRAKSSMHDESGEWSERRLEDEFDPTILAEKYMTEKDEHIRKIDVPERMQISEESTGPVPPETISVEESNWIYNQLAAGVVPLFKKKDSGKDSGTTDEEKELPIDKDDIMRFLDLMHAQKLDVPFIAMYRKEECMSLFKDPEEDGTSDDGPKNSDKKPAVRWHKVLWAIQDLDRKWLLLQKRKSALELYYKKRFQEESRRVYDETRLKLNQQLFESITNSLQASESEREVDDVDSKFNLHFPPGEVGVDEGQYKRPKRKSQYSICSKSGLWEVASKLGYSAEQFGRHMSLEKMGDELEDAREPPEEMASNFTCAMFETPQAVLKGARHMAAVEISCEPSVRKHVRTTYMTHAVVSTSPTPEGNTVIDSFHRYAGVKWLRDKPLSEFVDAQWLLIQKAEEEKLLQVTIKLPEVHLNQLTTDSKEHYLSDGVSKSAQLWNEQRKLILEDAIFNFLLPSMEKEARSLLTSKAKNCLLMEYGNVLWNKVSVGPYQRRENDLGSDEEPAPRVMACCWGHGKPATTFVMLDSSGEVLDILYAGSLSLRGQNVNDEQRKKNDQQRLLKFMMDHQPHVVVLGAVNLSCTRLKEDIYEIIFKMVEDNPRDVGHEMDNLNIIYGDESLPHLYENSRISADQLPTQSGIVRRAVALGRYLQNPLAMVATLCGPGREILSWKLNTLESFLTPDEKYEVVEQVMVDVTNQVGVDLNLAISHEWLFAPLQFISGLGPRKAASLQRSLVRQQTIFTRKDLLTEHHLGKKVFVNAVGFLRVRRSGYTANSNTYIDLLDDTRIHPESYSLAQELAKDIYLKDMGEENNDDDEVLEMAIEHVKEKPHLLRLVNAYEYAEDKNRFNKRETLNGIKLELMQGFQDWRRQYVEPSQDEEFYMISGESEETLSEGRIVQATVRRVQPQKAICSLECGLTGILSKEDSSDDWRDVNDLTEKMREGDILTCRIKSIQKNRYQVFLSCKENDMRNNRYQNNQNLDPYYHEDRTSLQTEKEKARKEKEIAKKHFKPRMIVHPRFKNITADEAMEFLSDKEPGESIVRPSSRGPSYLTLTLKVYDGVYAHKDIVEGGKEHKDITSLLRIGKTLKIGEDTFEDLDEVMDRYVDPLVAHLKAMLSYRKFKTGTKAEVDELLKIEKSEYPMRIVYSFGISHEHPGTFILTYIRSSNPHHEYVGLYPKGFKFRKRMFEDIDRLVAYFQRHIDDPHDSGPSIRSVAAMVPMRSPASGGSSGFGGGWGGSSNDSGRRGGQSGDRDRSSGSGSRPGRNDYRNRSNQDDQSGLPPRPYGGGGRGRGRGRGRGRGNNDNDGQDSDYGSQKWSSKEGGGGGWGEVQNSPARESWGGGGGSGAGGGSGDGGGWSASPSGGGGWGASPSGGGGDSWGKDTGGEAEDSGWGGGKKSGGSGGW; encoded by the exons ATGGCTGGAAAAAACGTGATCTCCGATGACGAAg ATGAAGTCGGAATGGAGGAAGAGGAGAGGGATGAAGAGCCAGTTGATGGTGATGGAGTGGATGAGCGGGAGGATGAGGATGAAGACGAGGAAGAAGAAG GTCAGGATGAATATGAGAAAGATGGATTTATAGTGGATGATgtagaggaagaagaggatgagGATGAAGATGATAGAGCTGACAGCGATGATGAGaggcaaaagaagaagaaaaggaagaaaag GGAGTCAGAGAGGAATTACGTGCTTGATGAAGATGATTATGAACTTCTACAAGAAAGCAATATTGCGGTGCCTCGTCCAAAACTT GAGAGCAAAAAGTTCAAGCGGCTAAAAAAAGCTCAGAGGGATATGGAGGATGAGGGTTCTGGTTTTTATGAGGAGGAGGAGTTTGACGGAACTGGGAGACGAGGGCGTACAGCTGAGCAGAAGCTCGAGCGTAGCTTATTTGGTGATGATGAAG GGCAACCACTCGAGGATATTGCTGAGGAGGAAGAAAGGctggaggaagaagaggatgcTGACATTGGTGAGGAAGATGAAATGGCAGACTTTAttgttgatgaagaagaagttgatgaaCATGGTGCTCCTATTAG AAGGAAGAAGGTAAACAAAAAGAAGTCCAGGCAGGCAGCAGGAGTTTCGTCCTCTGCTCTCCAGGAAGCCCATGACATATTTGGTGATGTTGACGAACTTTTAATGCGTCGAAAACAAGATCGGGCCAAATCGAGCATGCATGATGAATCCGGTGAATGGAGTGAAAGGAGACTTGAAGACGAATTTGATCCTACTATTCTAGCTGAGAAATATATGACTGAGAAGGATGAGCACATTCGGAAAATAGATGTCCCTGAAAGAATGCAG ATATCCGAGGAGAGCACTGGTCCTGTGCCACCTGAAACCATCAGTGTGGAAGAGAGCAACTGGATCTACAATCAGCTTGCTGCTGGTGTTGTGCCTctttttaagaagaaagataGTGGGAAAGATAGTGGTACAACTGATGAAGAGAAAGAGCTACCAATAGATAAAGATGACATTATGAGATTTCTGGATTTGATGCACGCGCAGAAGCTTGAT GTCCCGTTCATTGCCATGTACCGTAAGGAGGAATGCATGAGCTTATTTAAGGACCCAGAAGAGGATGGAACTAGTGATGATGGCCCTAAAAATTCTGACAAAAAACCTGCAGTAAGATGGCATAAG GTGCTTTGGGCAATCCAAGATTTAGACAGAAAGTGGCTCCTCCTTCAGAAGCGGAAGTCTGCACTTGAGTTGTACTATAAGAAGCGTTTTCAAGAAGAGTCCCGTAGGGTGTATGATGAAACGCGTCTAAAGCTGAATCAGCAGCTCTTTGAATCAATTACTAATTCACTCCAGGCGTCTGAGTCTGAAAGAGAGGTTGACGATGTTGACTCAAAATTTAACTTGCACTTCCCACCTGGAGAGGTCGGTGTGGATGAAGGACAATATAAGAGGCCAAAGAGGAAATCACAATACAGTATTTGCAGCAAATCCGGCTTATGGGAAGTGGCGAGCAAGTTGGGATACAGCGCTGAGCAATTTGGTAGACATATGTCTCTAGAAAAGATg GGGGATGAGCTGGAGGATGCTAGGGAACCACCAGAAGAGATGGCATCGAACTTCACCTGTGCAATGTTTGAAACACCTCAAGCTGTGCTTAAAGGCGCTAGACACATG GCAGCAGTCGAGATAAGCTGTGAACCAAGTGTCCGTAAACATGTGCGTACTACCTATATGACCCACGCTGTAGTATCAACGAGTCCAACTCCTGAGGGGAATACAGTGATTGATTCCTTCCATCGATATGCTGGAGTCAAGTGGTTACGGGATAAACCTCTCTCCGAATTTGTGGATGCGCAGTGGCTTCTCATCCAGAAGGCTGAAGAGGAGAAACTCCTCCAAGTTACTATCAAGCTGCCTGAAGTTCATCTTAACCAGCTGACAACTGACTCGAAAGAGCATTATCTCAGTGACGGTGTGAGTAAATCTGCTCAGTTATGGAACGAACAGAGAAAGTTAATACTTGAGGATGcaatcttcaattttcttctgCCTTCAATGGAAAAGGAAGCAAGATCCTTGCTAACAAGTAAAGCAAAAAACTGTCTTCTTATGGaatatggtaatgttttgtggAATAAAGTGTCAGTTGGACCATATCAACGCAGAGAGAATGATCTTGGCTCTGATGAAGAGCCTGCACCCAGGGTTATGGCTTGCTGTTGGGGCCATGGTAAGCCAGCAACCACTTTTGTGATGTTGGATTCGTCGGGAGAGGTTTTGGATATTCTGTATGCTGGATCTCTTAGCCTTCGTGGCCAGAATGTTAATGATGAGCAGCGGAAGAAGAATGACCAGCAGAGACTGTTAAAATTCATGATGGACCACCAACCACATGTTGTAGTGCTGGGAGCTGTAAATCTGTCTTGTACACGGCTTAAGGAGGATATTTATGAG ATTATTTTCAAGATGGTGGAGGATAATCCAAGAGATGTTGGTCATGAGATGGATAATCTGAACATAATATACGGAGACGAATCCCTTCCGCATCTCTATGAGAATTCCCGCATTTCTGCCGACCAGCTTCCTACGCAGTCAG GTATTGTGAGGCGCGCTGTGGCATTGGGACGTTATCTTCAAAATCCTTTAGCAATGGTAGCAACATTATGTGGACCAGGGAGGGAAATTTTATCTTGGAAGCTGAATACTTTAGAGAGCTTTCTCACACCAGACGAGAAGTATGAGGTGGTTGAACAGGTTATGGTGGATGTAACTAACCAGGTGGGTGTTGATCTTAATTTGGCTATAAGTCATGAATGGCTATTTGCCCCGCTGCAATTTATTTCGGGGCTGGGTCCCAGAAAGGCGGCATCTCTCCAAAGATCCTTGGTAAGACAGCAGACAATCTTCACGAGGAAGGATCTCTTAACTGAACATCATCTTGGTAAAAAGGTATTTGTTAATGCAGTTGGCTTCTTGCGAGTACGGCGCAGTGGATACACTGCAAATAGCAATACATATATTGATTTGTTAGATGATACAAGGATCCATCCAGAATCCTATAGTCTTGCACAGGAGTTGGCAAAAGATATTTATCTTAAAGACATGGGTGAAgaaaataatgatgatgatgaagtgcTTGAAATGGCAATAGAGCATGTTAAAGAGAAGCCACATTTGTTGAGGTTGGTTAATGCTTATGAATATGCTGAAGATAAGAATCGTTTTAATAAAAGGGAAACCCTTAATGGTATAAAGTTGGAGCTAATGCAAGGGTTTCAAGATTGGCGTAGACAGTATGTGGAGCCAAGCCAGGATGAAGAGTTCTATATGATTTCTGGTGAGTCTGAGGAGACACTTTCTGAGGGAAGAATCGTGCAGGCAACAGTTCGTCGGGTTCAACCTCAGAAAGCTATCTGTTCTCTCGAGTGTGGATTGACTGGTATTCTTTCCAAGGAAGATTCTTCAGATGATTGGAGAGATGTCAATGATTTGACTGAAAAAATGCGTGAAGGTGATATCTTAACTTGCAGAATCAAGTCGATCCAAAAAAATAGGTACCAGGTTTTCCTGAGTTGTAAAGAGAATGATATGAGAAATAATAGGTATCAGAATAATCAGAACTTGGATCCATACTACCATGAAGATCGCACTAGCTTACAGACTGAGAAGGAAAAAGCTCGTAAAGAAAAGGAGATTGCAAAGAAGCATTTCAAGCCAAGGATGATAGTTCATCCTCGATTCAAAAATATAACAGCCGATGAAGCTATGGAG TTCCTCTCTGACAAGGAACCGGGTGAAAGCATTGTACGTCCCAGCTCACGTGGACCATCATATTTGACTTTAACTCTCAAAGTGTATGATGGAGTTTATGCTCACAAGGATATTGTGGAAGGTGGAAAGGAACATAAGGATATAACAAGCTTGCTGCGCATTGGGAAAACACTGAAAATAGGAGAGGATACTTTTGAAGATTTAGATGAG GTAATGGATCGGtatgttgatccattggtagcTCATTTGAAGGCAATGCTAAGTTACCGTAAGTTTAAGACGGGAACAAAGGCAGAAGTTGATGAGCTTTTGAAAATTGAGAAATCTGAGTACCCTATGAGGATTGTCTATAGCTTTGGTATTTCTCATGAACACCCTGGGACATTCATTTTGACTTATATACGAAGTTCCAACCCACACCATGAGTATGTTGGTTTGTACCCGAAAGGATTTAAATTCCGCAAGAGGATGTTTGAAGATATTGATCGCCTTGTGGCATATTTTCAAAGGCATATTGATGATCCCCATGACTCTGGACCATCAATACGATCAGTTGCAGCAATGGTGCCTATGCGCAGCCCTGCAAGTGGGGGCTCCTCAGGATTTGGTGGCGGGTGGGGTGGTTCATCCAATGATAGTGGTCGAAGAGGTGGTCAGTCTGGGGACAGAGATAGGTCTTCCGGTTCAGGTTCTAGACCAG GTAGAAATGACTACAGAAATCGAAGCAATCAGGATGATCAAAGTGGATTGCCACCAAGGCCCTACGGTGGTGGTGGTCGTGGACGTGGTCGTGGTCGGGGACGTGGTAGAGGAAATAATGATAATGACGGACAGGATTCAGATTATGGCTCTCAAAAGTGGAGTTCTAAGGAAGGTGGAGGAGGAGGTTGGGGTGAAGTTCAAAATTCACCTGCCAGGGAGTCTTGGGGCGGTGGTGGTGGAAGTGGTGCTGGAGGTGGTAGTGGAGACGGAGGTGGTTGGAGTGCTAGTCCtagtggtggtggtggttgGGGTGCTAGCCCTAGTGGCGGTGGTGGGGACAGCTGGGGGAAGGACACTGGTGGTGAGGCCGAGGATTCTGGCTGGGGTGGCGGTAAAAAGTCCGGTGGCAGCGGAGGGTGGTGA
- the LOC125866335 gene encoding transcription elongation factor SPT6 homolog isoform X1 — MAGKNVISDDEDEVGMEEEERDEEPVDGDGVDEREDEDEDEEEEEGQDEYEKDGFIVDDVEEEEDEDEDDRADSDDERQKKKKRKKRESERNYVLDEDDYELLQESNIAVPRPKLESKKFKRLKKAQRDMEDEGSGFYEEEEFDGTGRRGRTAEQKLERSLFGDDEGQPLEDIAEEEERLEEEEDADIGEEDEMADFIVDEEEVDEHGAPIRRKKVNKKKSRQAAGVSSSALQEAHDIFGDVDELLMRRKQDRAKSSMHDESGEWSERRLEDEFDPTILAEKYMTEKDEHIRKIDVPERMQISEESTGPVPPETISVEESNWIYNQLAAGVVPLFKKKDSGKDSGTTDEEKELPIDKDDIMRFLDLMHAQKLDVPFIAMYRKEECMSLFKDPEEDGTSDDGPKNSDKKPAVRWHKVLWAIQDLDRKWLLLQKRKSALELYYKKRFQEESRRVYDETRLKLNQQLFESITNSLQASESEREVDDVDSKFNLHFPPGEVGVDEGQYKRPKRKSQYSICSKSGLWEVASKLGYSAEQFGRHMSLEKMGDELEDAREPPEEMASNFTCAMFETPQAVLKGARHMAAVEISCEPSVRKHVRTTYMTHAVVSTSPTPEGNTVIDSFHRYAGVKWLRDKPLSEFVDAQWLLIQKAEEEKLLQVTIKLPEVHLNQLTTDSKEHYLSDGVSKSAQLWNEQRKLILEDAIFNFLLPSMEKEARSLLTSKAKNCLLMEYGNVLWNKVSVGPYQRRENDLGSDEEPAPRVMACCWGHGKPATTFVMLDSSGEVLDILYAGSLSLRGQNVNDEQRKKNDQQRLLKFMMDHQPHVVVLGAVNLSCTRLKEDIYEIIFKMVEDNPRDVGHEMDNLNIIYGDESLPHLYENSRISADQLPTQSGIVRRAVALGRYLQNPLAMVATLCGPGREILSWKLNTLESFLTPDEKYEVVEQVMVDVTNQVGVDLNLAISHEWLFAPLQFISGLGPRKAASLQRSLVRQQTIFTRKDLLTEHHLGKKVFVNAVGFLRVRRSGYTANSNTYIDLLDDTRIHPESYSLAQELAKDIYLKDMGEENNDDDEVLEMAIEHVKEKPHLLRLVNAYEYAEDKNRFNKRETLNGIKLELMQGFQDWRRQYVEPSQDEEFYMISGESEETLSEGRIVQATVRRVQPQKAICSLECGLTGILSKEDSSDDWRDVNDLTEKMREGDILTCRIKSIQKNRYQVFLSCKENDMRNNRYQNNQNLDPYYHEDRTSLQTEKEKARKEKEIAKKHFKPRMIVHPRFKNITADEAMEFLSDKEPGESIVRPSSRGPSYLTLTLKVYDGVYAHKDIVEGGKEHKDITSLLRIGKTLKIGEDTFEDLDEVMDRYVDPLVAHLKAMLSYRKFKTGTKAEVDELLKIEKSEYPMRIVYSFGISHEHPGTFILTYIRSSNPHHEYVGLYPKGFKFRKRMFEDIDRLVAYFQRHIDDPHDSGPSIRSVAAMVPMRSPASGGSSGFGGGWGGSSNDSGRRGGQSGDRDRSSGSGSRPGRNDYRNRSNQDDQSGLPPRPYGGGGRGRGRGRGRGRGNNDNDGQDSDYGSQKWSSKEGGGGGWGEVQNSPARESWGGGGGSGAGGGSGDGGGWSASPSGGGGWGASPSGGGGDSWGKDTGGEAEDSGWGGGKKSGGSGGW; from the exons ATGGCTGGAAAAAACGTGATCTCCGATGACGAAg ATGAAGTCGGAATGGAGGAAGAGGAGAGGGATGAAGAGCCAGTTGATGGTGATGGAGTGGATGAGCGGGAGGATGAGGATGAAGACGAGGAAGAAGAAG AAGGTCAGGATGAATATGAGAAAGATGGATTTATAGTGGATGATgtagaggaagaagaggatgagGATGAAGATGATAGAGCTGACAGCGATGATGAGaggcaaaagaagaagaaaaggaagaaaag GGAGTCAGAGAGGAATTACGTGCTTGATGAAGATGATTATGAACTTCTACAAGAAAGCAATATTGCGGTGCCTCGTCCAAAACTT GAGAGCAAAAAGTTCAAGCGGCTAAAAAAAGCTCAGAGGGATATGGAGGATGAGGGTTCTGGTTTTTATGAGGAGGAGGAGTTTGACGGAACTGGGAGACGAGGGCGTACAGCTGAGCAGAAGCTCGAGCGTAGCTTATTTGGTGATGATGAAG GGCAACCACTCGAGGATATTGCTGAGGAGGAAGAAAGGctggaggaagaagaggatgcTGACATTGGTGAGGAAGATGAAATGGCAGACTTTAttgttgatgaagaagaagttgatgaaCATGGTGCTCCTATTAG AAGGAAGAAGGTAAACAAAAAGAAGTCCAGGCAGGCAGCAGGAGTTTCGTCCTCTGCTCTCCAGGAAGCCCATGACATATTTGGTGATGTTGACGAACTTTTAATGCGTCGAAAACAAGATCGGGCCAAATCGAGCATGCATGATGAATCCGGTGAATGGAGTGAAAGGAGACTTGAAGACGAATTTGATCCTACTATTCTAGCTGAGAAATATATGACTGAGAAGGATGAGCACATTCGGAAAATAGATGTCCCTGAAAGAATGCAG ATATCCGAGGAGAGCACTGGTCCTGTGCCACCTGAAACCATCAGTGTGGAAGAGAGCAACTGGATCTACAATCAGCTTGCTGCTGGTGTTGTGCCTctttttaagaagaaagataGTGGGAAAGATAGTGGTACAACTGATGAAGAGAAAGAGCTACCAATAGATAAAGATGACATTATGAGATTTCTGGATTTGATGCACGCGCAGAAGCTTGAT GTCCCGTTCATTGCCATGTACCGTAAGGAGGAATGCATGAGCTTATTTAAGGACCCAGAAGAGGATGGAACTAGTGATGATGGCCCTAAAAATTCTGACAAAAAACCTGCAGTAAGATGGCATAAG GTGCTTTGGGCAATCCAAGATTTAGACAGAAAGTGGCTCCTCCTTCAGAAGCGGAAGTCTGCACTTGAGTTGTACTATAAGAAGCGTTTTCAAGAAGAGTCCCGTAGGGTGTATGATGAAACGCGTCTAAAGCTGAATCAGCAGCTCTTTGAATCAATTACTAATTCACTCCAGGCGTCTGAGTCTGAAAGAGAGGTTGACGATGTTGACTCAAAATTTAACTTGCACTTCCCACCTGGAGAGGTCGGTGTGGATGAAGGACAATATAAGAGGCCAAAGAGGAAATCACAATACAGTATTTGCAGCAAATCCGGCTTATGGGAAGTGGCGAGCAAGTTGGGATACAGCGCTGAGCAATTTGGTAGACATATGTCTCTAGAAAAGATg GGGGATGAGCTGGAGGATGCTAGGGAACCACCAGAAGAGATGGCATCGAACTTCACCTGTGCAATGTTTGAAACACCTCAAGCTGTGCTTAAAGGCGCTAGACACATG GCAGCAGTCGAGATAAGCTGTGAACCAAGTGTCCGTAAACATGTGCGTACTACCTATATGACCCACGCTGTAGTATCAACGAGTCCAACTCCTGAGGGGAATACAGTGATTGATTCCTTCCATCGATATGCTGGAGTCAAGTGGTTACGGGATAAACCTCTCTCCGAATTTGTGGATGCGCAGTGGCTTCTCATCCAGAAGGCTGAAGAGGAGAAACTCCTCCAAGTTACTATCAAGCTGCCTGAAGTTCATCTTAACCAGCTGACAACTGACTCGAAAGAGCATTATCTCAGTGACGGTGTGAGTAAATCTGCTCAGTTATGGAACGAACAGAGAAAGTTAATACTTGAGGATGcaatcttcaattttcttctgCCTTCAATGGAAAAGGAAGCAAGATCCTTGCTAACAAGTAAAGCAAAAAACTGTCTTCTTATGGaatatggtaatgttttgtggAATAAAGTGTCAGTTGGACCATATCAACGCAGAGAGAATGATCTTGGCTCTGATGAAGAGCCTGCACCCAGGGTTATGGCTTGCTGTTGGGGCCATGGTAAGCCAGCAACCACTTTTGTGATGTTGGATTCGTCGGGAGAGGTTTTGGATATTCTGTATGCTGGATCTCTTAGCCTTCGTGGCCAGAATGTTAATGATGAGCAGCGGAAGAAGAATGACCAGCAGAGACTGTTAAAATTCATGATGGACCACCAACCACATGTTGTAGTGCTGGGAGCTGTAAATCTGTCTTGTACACGGCTTAAGGAGGATATTTATGAG ATTATTTTCAAGATGGTGGAGGATAATCCAAGAGATGTTGGTCATGAGATGGATAATCTGAACATAATATACGGAGACGAATCCCTTCCGCATCTCTATGAGAATTCCCGCATTTCTGCCGACCAGCTTCCTACGCAGTCAG GTATTGTGAGGCGCGCTGTGGCATTGGGACGTTATCTTCAAAATCCTTTAGCAATGGTAGCAACATTATGTGGACCAGGGAGGGAAATTTTATCTTGGAAGCTGAATACTTTAGAGAGCTTTCTCACACCAGACGAGAAGTATGAGGTGGTTGAACAGGTTATGGTGGATGTAACTAACCAGGTGGGTGTTGATCTTAATTTGGCTATAAGTCATGAATGGCTATTTGCCCCGCTGCAATTTATTTCGGGGCTGGGTCCCAGAAAGGCGGCATCTCTCCAAAGATCCTTGGTAAGACAGCAGACAATCTTCACGAGGAAGGATCTCTTAACTGAACATCATCTTGGTAAAAAGGTATTTGTTAATGCAGTTGGCTTCTTGCGAGTACGGCGCAGTGGATACACTGCAAATAGCAATACATATATTGATTTGTTAGATGATACAAGGATCCATCCAGAATCCTATAGTCTTGCACAGGAGTTGGCAAAAGATATTTATCTTAAAGACATGGGTGAAgaaaataatgatgatgatgaagtgcTTGAAATGGCAATAGAGCATGTTAAAGAGAAGCCACATTTGTTGAGGTTGGTTAATGCTTATGAATATGCTGAAGATAAGAATCGTTTTAATAAAAGGGAAACCCTTAATGGTATAAAGTTGGAGCTAATGCAAGGGTTTCAAGATTGGCGTAGACAGTATGTGGAGCCAAGCCAGGATGAAGAGTTCTATATGATTTCTGGTGAGTCTGAGGAGACACTTTCTGAGGGAAGAATCGTGCAGGCAACAGTTCGTCGGGTTCAACCTCAGAAAGCTATCTGTTCTCTCGAGTGTGGATTGACTGGTATTCTTTCCAAGGAAGATTCTTCAGATGATTGGAGAGATGTCAATGATTTGACTGAAAAAATGCGTGAAGGTGATATCTTAACTTGCAGAATCAAGTCGATCCAAAAAAATAGGTACCAGGTTTTCCTGAGTTGTAAAGAGAATGATATGAGAAATAATAGGTATCAGAATAATCAGAACTTGGATCCATACTACCATGAAGATCGCACTAGCTTACAGACTGAGAAGGAAAAAGCTCGTAAAGAAAAGGAGATTGCAAAGAAGCATTTCAAGCCAAGGATGATAGTTCATCCTCGATTCAAAAATATAACAGCCGATGAAGCTATGGAG TTCCTCTCTGACAAGGAACCGGGTGAAAGCATTGTACGTCCCAGCTCACGTGGACCATCATATTTGACTTTAACTCTCAAAGTGTATGATGGAGTTTATGCTCACAAGGATATTGTGGAAGGTGGAAAGGAACATAAGGATATAACAAGCTTGCTGCGCATTGGGAAAACACTGAAAATAGGAGAGGATACTTTTGAAGATTTAGATGAG GTAATGGATCGGtatgttgatccattggtagcTCATTTGAAGGCAATGCTAAGTTACCGTAAGTTTAAGACGGGAACAAAGGCAGAAGTTGATGAGCTTTTGAAAATTGAGAAATCTGAGTACCCTATGAGGATTGTCTATAGCTTTGGTATTTCTCATGAACACCCTGGGACATTCATTTTGACTTATATACGAAGTTCCAACCCACACCATGAGTATGTTGGTTTGTACCCGAAAGGATTTAAATTCCGCAAGAGGATGTTTGAAGATATTGATCGCCTTGTGGCATATTTTCAAAGGCATATTGATGATCCCCATGACTCTGGACCATCAATACGATCAGTTGCAGCAATGGTGCCTATGCGCAGCCCTGCAAGTGGGGGCTCCTCAGGATTTGGTGGCGGGTGGGGTGGTTCATCCAATGATAGTGGTCGAAGAGGTGGTCAGTCTGGGGACAGAGATAGGTCTTCCGGTTCAGGTTCTAGACCAG GTAGAAATGACTACAGAAATCGAAGCAATCAGGATGATCAAAGTGGATTGCCACCAAGGCCCTACGGTGGTGGTGGTCGTGGACGTGGTCGTGGTCGGGGACGTGGTAGAGGAAATAATGATAATGACGGACAGGATTCAGATTATGGCTCTCAAAAGTGGAGTTCTAAGGAAGGTGGAGGAGGAGGTTGGGGTGAAGTTCAAAATTCACCTGCCAGGGAGTCTTGGGGCGGTGGTGGTGGAAGTGGTGCTGGAGGTGGTAGTGGAGACGGAGGTGGTTGGAGTGCTAGTCCtagtggtggtggtggttgGGGTGCTAGCCCTAGTGGCGGTGGTGGGGACAGCTGGGGGAAGGACACTGGTGGTGAGGCCGAGGATTCTGGCTGGGGTGGCGGTAAAAAGTCCGGTGGCAGCGGAGGGTGGTGA